TAGCAAAGTGCTGATGATTGTTTTGACACTGTCGCGCGTAGATACCCCAGCTACGTGACATTATTACAACAAATAATGAGAAAAACTACACCGTACTTGGCGATCCAGACTGTAGTCAACTGCCCGAAACTAAGTCAATCTACGTTTTAAGACGTCTGAATTATAGTAGTACATTAGTACCTGCGACTCCAAAGTAGCTGAATAGGGCCCTTCAGCAACTGCAATGGTGATACTCGTGGCAGCTAGAAAAAGGCTTGTTATCTTCATTTTCCAAGGGCTCTATGGTAGTGCCCAGACCAGACTGAATGCTCAGTTCTAGATAACTTCTTATATACTTGGTTTTCTACCCAAATTTACAAACAGTAAGGCAAATCCGTACTTCTGATCAACGTCAGGAGCTATTATAACCGGAACTCCGGGTAGAAAGTTCCGGAACGACGGTCACTGGCGCACTTTATCGCCAGAGTTTAGCGTCCCGTCTTTAGGGTTGGGGACACCCGGGAGTCCAGCTGTGTGAGAGACAAGAGCCAACTTGAATTCCATCTATGGCCTAGCATCAAGCTTCATCCGCACTAGGATATGAGCTAAAGATGAAAGATTCCAAATGGTACAGCATCATGCAATTAGACTGAAGAGATGAAAGGGTAAAGCCCGATGCCACCGCAGGGTGTGGTATTGGAAGTAGCATTTCTTTTATCACGGCACTTCCTTGTTGACGTCATGAACGCGTGTACACACAGATTGCTTCTCACGAAGCCTCTCAAGAAGCCTCTAAAAGACGCCACACATAAGCGCGTCGTCCGTGTTCTCTCATTCTCAATACTCACCGCAGGTAGGTTCATAGTCTTTCTCCGCCACGTCCTTCGCAATCACACGAAGGACAGGCATTGGCTGTGGCGGAAATTGTGTGCGCACAGATCGATCAGGAGCTTCGCTTGCTTTGTTGGCAAGACTGCGTGCTGTTTCTGTGGTATGAGACCCCGCAGGTCCTAATAGCACAGTTTCGTGACGATTTCGGATCGATGAGAAGATCATGTAGCTCATTGAGGCCATAAGAAGGAAAGCAAGAACCAACGCGCCTCTAAGCCTGTGATAGCCCGGATTGGATTACTTGTACACCACTTTCTCATAGCTACGTTAGCTAAAACACGAAACCATCAGTGCAAACTGGAGACAGACAAAAATTAGATAGCAGACGAACGAAAACACATAACGTTCTGCATGTAGCAATCCAGAGGACTCCGGTAGCAATGCAAGGATCAGCTGCGCAGGTAAAACCCTCCCAAGAACCAACCGTGGATATTGTCGCGTTCTAAGTAACAAGTTCCTTTCATCCTAACTGATACTGTATCGCCACCATTCAGTCGCGCAGCAGCACCTGTGTATGTAACCCTGTCGTTGTTGTTAGGATTTGGCTTCCAATAGTGAGCTGCAGCTATGATCTTTCTTTCCGTTCTCAACTCGTATCCACAGTTTCTCTGTGATGATCCGCCCGCGGGGTCAATCTCAAGCTGAACATACACGTAATAAATTCCGCTTTTAGGCACGGTAAATCCACTTGAACTGTACAGCACATTTCCAATATTTATAGTCGGTGAGCCCCAAACTCTCAACGTTGTTCCTAAAATGAATAATGATTACTAAAATGATGCGCTCTGTTTCTTATACTGTACCCCTAGTGAATGTTCCAGTGCTGCTGCCAAGGAGATGGATTGCTGGCTCTGTTTGAAAAGGTAGATAAAAGACGCCAATAAATGATCCGTACTTGAAGTGATTCGCAAATTCGCAGCTCTGTGTGGAAGTCATTTGCAAGCGATCTCCGCTACTCATCTTCGCTACAAGTCCAGTGTACTCAGTTCTGTCATATGAGCTTCCTCCATCAGTCTGTATGTGTAGGTGGGACAATGTCGTGCTGCCTATTTGTAATTTGAATCCGCAGCGGTGACCGCTGGAACGAGGATCAAACTGAAGCTGTCCAAATACAAAATAGAAACCACTGGTGCCGGCAGTAATCCCGTAGCTGTTGTATGATGCACCGCCTTGCCGCATGTTGAACGTATAGCCCCACCGGCCAAGTAAAGTTTCTAAATAATAACAAAATTAGCCACTCAAAATCTCAAACAAGCAAATCTGAACAAAATAAACACAAAACATGTCATGAATTGCATACCGGCTTTGTAAGTTCCACTGTACAAGCCGTATGTCATGGCTGCTGAAGTACTGTAGTCTGAAAAACgaaatgaaataaaaactGCACCAAGAAACGATTCGCCTAAATGAAAATTATCCAAGGTGCAGGTAGACTGCATTAGTATAGTAATGCTGTCCCCTTTGTTCAACGCTCTGATCACTCCAGTGTACTTGGTATGATCCACTGAACCACTTTTTGGGCCGCATGTGTAAGACGAAGCAACAATATCTGAATTGACTCGTAGTCCAAAGACGCAGCCACTTGAATCACCGCTGGTAGGATCCAGCATAAGTTGGCCATAAATGTAGTACACCCCAGCAGCTGGCACAGTCAATTTGCTTCTATCAGAAGATAACATCATTCCACCACTTAGAACAGAAGGAGAAAGTAAGTTCCACTTATTTAACACCGTGTCTAAACCAAACAGCGGCAAGAATACAGGCATAACCAATGgaacgacaatttgtctctCACTTGAAGTGTATCTGCCCGAGTAGTGCCCATAGACATGAGCCACAGGGTTTGCACGCGCAGACTGAAACATGTCCACCTATTCTCAAGCATAACAGTAATGATACATTATGTTTTAcactaaattaattagatcACCGTTTGAGTAAGCATATTGCTTTTCTGCTGAAGTGCTGTTGATTGTTGTGATGCTGTTGACTTAAGAGATGCCATCTACATGACATTATGCAAATGGTGAGGCAAGCTGCACACACAAACACTGTACCTGGCTTTTCAGAGTATTCACAGAATTTTCCATTGCAGTAATCTAAGTCAATTATTTTATAAGACCTGCAAGCTAAAGTGACTTTTTTGTACCTGTGGCTGAAGGGAAACTGAGTAGGACATTTGAACAGCTGCAATGATGATGCTCATGGCACCCAAATAAAGGCTGATAATCTTCATTTTCGAACGGCTGTGTAACGGCAGTGCCCGGATCGCGGACGAGACTGGACGTTCAAGCGTAGATAGGCTCTTTTATACTTGTTCTCCTACCGTAATTTGCTCATAATCTAATCATATCCGTACTTTCTTCGGATAATTATGACCGGAACCCTATCAGAAAGCTCCGGAACGGTTGAGTATTCCGTATTGCCGTCTATAAAGCGTTGGAGGAGTCTCAAGTGCCACGTAGTGTATCAAGAAGAGACAAACGCCAAGTTCCATGGCCTACTTCATCTGCCCAACACCACCGCGGGTAAATATGTCGTGTTCTCTGCCGTATTGGGATACAGCGCGTGTGAGACCTGCATAAAAGAtcacgacgtcatcgttacGTAGACATCGTCATAGTGCTCTAACGGTATCAGCCTTGTGCTAATGAAACTAACACTCCATTGCTAAGACCAGACTGAATTGTCCCGTTTCTTTGGGCGCCAGCCCTTGCAAGAGGTAAGAGACAGCTATTCCATATATAGCCCAGCGTTGAGCTTCATGCCAACCGCAAATGAGCTAAAGGATGAAGGATTCCAAATGTCACATCATCATGCAATTAGAACTGACGTCACAGCGCAACGCCTACCCCTGTGCTTCTTTACAGTCTGCCGTTTCTAAAAGACGGTCAATGCTGCATTATCAGGAAACAGCGTCAAACGGTCAAATTACGAAATACGGAGACTGCCCCAAAGGCCAGGTGGTAAGTTGTGCTTGCAACAGGGCCCCGGAGCCCTGGATTTGAGTGCTGATTTGTACTGAAGAAGGTCTTTTTCGCGCAGACTCTATTTATTATACGTAGTGAGGCGTTGGAAGTAACGAAAGTCGTGTGTTGGTAGTCGCAGATCGATCAGGAGCTTTTGCTGCGTTGACATGACTGTGTGTTGTttaagaaaaaacgatgtAGCTCGTACTGACCACAGAAAAGCAACGTGCCTTTTCGCAATTGTACAGGACGCATTCGCTCGATATGATCGACGCTTTGGCCTGTGATAGCCCGGATTGCAAGAACTCAGCGAACAAAACGAAACAAACACATACAGTACTGCTGCACTAGAAAACTCCGGCAGTAACACCAGGCACTCAGCTGCGCAGGTAAAACCCTCCCAAGAACAAACCGTGGATGTTGTCGCGTGTTATTCTGCAGGCTGCTTTCATCCTGACTGATACTGTATCGCCACCACTCAGTCGAGCAGTAGCACCTGTGTACGTAACCCTGTCGTAGCCGCTAGGATTTGGTTTCCAATAGTGAGCTGCAGCTATGATCTTTCTTTCCGTTCTCAACTCATATCCACAGTTTCTCTGTGACCTGACAGGGTCAATCTCAAGCTGAACATACACATAATATATCCCGCTTTTAGGCACGGTAAATCCACTTTGACTGTGCTGTACGTTTCCAACAATTATAGTTGGTGAGCCCCAAGTTCTCAACGTTGCTCCTAAAATGAATTATGGTTACTGAAATGATAAGCTTCATTTCTTATACCCCGAGGCAATGTTCCACTGCTGCCGCCCAGAAGATGAACTGCTGGTTCTGTTTGAAAAGGCAGATAAAAAGCGCCAATAAATGATCCAGAGCTAAAGTGGTTCACGAAATTACAGTTGTGTGCGGAAGTCATTTGCAGACGCTCTCCGCTGCCCATCTTTACTACAAGTCCGGTGTACTCAGTTCAGTCATACGAACTTCCATCAGTCTGCGTGTGAAGGTGAGACAGTATCTTGCTACCTATTTCcaatttgaatccacagCGGCTGGTTGACTGAGCATCAAATTGAAGCTGGCCAAATACAAAATAGAGACCAGTGGTGCCCGCAGTAATTCCGTAACTTTTGGATGATGCCCGCCTCGGAACATGTTGAACGCATGGTAGCCCCATTGACGCAGGGTATATCCTAAATTATGAACAAATTAGAGGGTGATCAATAATTCAATGCTTTGCGTAGATTTTTACATACTGGAAGAGTAAGTTCCGCTGTACAATCCGTACGTCATGGCAGCTGAATTGCTGATGTCGGAAAAGCTGAATGTAAAAAAAACTAGACCAAGAAACGATTCGCCATGGTAGAAATTATTCAAGGTGCAAGTAGACTGCATTTGCATTGTAATGTTATCTCCCTTGTTCAACTGTCTAATCACTCCAGTGTACTTGGTATGATCCACTGAACCACTCATTGAGCCGTACGTGTACGATGAAGCGACAATCTGTGAATTAACTCGTAGTCCAAAGGCACAGGCACTTGAATCGCCACTAGTAGGATCAAGCATAAGTTGACCATAAATGTAGTACACCCCAGCAGCTGGCACAGTCAAGCTGCTGCCATCAGAAGATAACATTCCACCACTTAGTATAGAAGAGGAATGGTATGATGTCCATCTATCTAACACCGCACCTAATCAAAAAGCAGGGAAAATACATCCATCCACATACACTAATTCGCCTGTCACCTTTCAAGTATCTTCCTATGTAGCGACCATAGACATGAGCCACAGGATTTGCACTCATACACTGAAAAGTGTCCACCTACTCTTAAGCATAACGTAGTGACATTACGTTTACATTAGATCACCATATAAGCGAGAGCTTCGCTTTTATTCATAAGTTTTGAATTGAGAGAAGTCAATTGCTCCTCGTACGCTCTTATtgtttttgattgatttgacACTGTTGAATTGAGAGACGTAAGTTGCTCTTCATATGCTGTTGATTGTTTTGACActgttaaattgagagacatCAGCTACGTAGCATTCTTACAGCAaatgacgagaaaaattacGCTACACTGTACCTCGCTTGTTAGGCTTTTTATATAACGGCCCATTGCAAAAAGCTACATCAAgttaattttaattaaaaagatcTCTAATATAACACAGTACCTGCGACTGAAGGGAAGCTGCTACTAAGTCAAACGCTTGTGCAGCCAGGTCGAGTGCTTGGGAAGTGGCAATAGTGATGCTCAATGCACACAAAAAAAGGCCAGTGACCTTCATTCTTCTTAAAGCTGCGAGAGTAGACTGAATTCCCAAGCTTAGAGAGGATTATATATACATGATCTTCCTATGATACCCATAAGGCGGACGTGGTACTTTCATGACCGGTGTTTTGGAATCCAAATCTTTTATTTAGCCGGAAGtagaacgacgccgtctcaCGATCCTTACGTTATCTTTAGCTCATTCATAGAATGGAGAAAAGATGCAAAACACTCATAAGAGTCATTTTGGTTTAGTATGTACTATACAACAAACTACGGATTCCAAATGAGATGGTACAGCATTACGCAATTAGAACTGAAGAGACAAGCGTACAAAGCGCAACGCCTACCTCCAGGGTGTGGTACTTGATCTGTATGCTCTAAAAGACGGTGACCAACTAATACTACAGTGCAATGTCAAAGGGTCTAAGTTCACTAGCCCATTATACTGGGCTCTGTTGATATCCCTAGGACAATCAAGCGGATCTTGAGCAGGAAATTGGTCCGGATAGAATTGCATACTGTATGGATAAAATACTTGAActacctaaagaaaaatttctaaAGGGAGAAGGGAAGCTGATACACTTGCCCTGCAGAAATCAATTGATCTGACAAGGCTGTTCATTTCCTCCAAATAGAGGTCGTGGCTGATTATGACCAGAACTCGATCCACGTCTTGAATCGCTTTCAATGATTCGATTAGATACTTGAAATAGTTGGCTCGGTTGTGAACTTGCGCGACTAAAATTATGGCCTCTGGTGACGTTAGATGGTTCGGGAAACGATCTTCATTTAGAACTCGCTCCATTCGATTGATTTTCAAGGCTTTGTCTCTAATATTCTCTTCCGgcttttctgtttctttccTGATTGTACGCGCAGTCGTTTTAGGGACAATTTGAGGTTCTTTTCGCCTGTGAGGCGTTGGCTGTGGCGGAAATTGTGTGCGCGCAGATCGATCAGGAGCTTCGCTTGCTTTGTTGGCAAGACTGCGTGCTGTTTCTGTGGTAGAGACTCCGCGGCTCCCAATAGCACAGTTTCGTGACGATTTCGGATCGATGAGAAGATCATGTAGCTCATAGAGGCCATAAGAAGGAAAGCAAGGACCAACGCGCCTTTTCGCCATCGTACAGGGCGCATTTGATCGCTTTGGCTTTAGCCTGTGATAGCCCGGATTGGAATAGTACCTACAGTACATGTAGTCTACTGCTTCACTTTCTCATATAGACTTAGGTACATGTACGTTAGCTAAACATAATCGAGACCATCAGTGCAGCGCACAAACTGAAGACAGACAAAAATTGTTAGATAGTGGACGAACGAAAACACAGAACGTTCTGCATGTAGCAATCAATCCAGAGAGACTCCGGTAGCAATGCAAGGATTAGCTGCGCAGGTAAAACCCTCCCAAGAACCCAACGTAGATGTTCTCGCCTTGTAAATAACAGGTTCCTTTCATCCTTACTGATACTGTATCGCCACCATTCAATAGCGCAGCAGCACCTGTGTATGTAACCCTGTCGTAGCTGTTAGGATTTGGCCTCCAATAGTGAGCTGCAGCTATGATCTTTCTTTCCGTTCTCAACTCGTATCCACAGTTTCTCTGTGATGGTGATCCGCTCCGAGGGTCAATCTCAAGCTGAACATACACGTAATATATCCCTCTTTTAGGCACCGTAAATCCACTTGAACTGTACAGTACGTTTCCAATATTTATAGTCGGTGAGCCCCAAGTTCTCAACGTTTCGCCTAAAATGAATAATGGTTAGTGAAATGATGTGCTTTATTTCTCATACCCCTAGCAAATATTCCACCTTTGAAGCCAAGAAGATGAACTGCTGGTTCTGTTTGAAAAGGTAGATAAAAGACGCCAATAAATGATCCGTAGCTGAAGTGATTCGTGAAATTGCAGCTCCGTATGGAAGTCATTTGCAAGCGCTCTCCACTGCTCATCTTCGTTACAAGTCCAGTGTACTCAGTTCTGTCAAATGCTCCTCCAATAGGGTCTATGTGAAGCTGGGACAGTGTCCTGCTACCTATTTCcaatttgaatccacagCGAGGGGTTGACTGAGGATCAAATTGAAGTTGACCAAATACAAAATAGAGACCACTTGTACCGGCAGTAATCCCGGAACTGTTGTATAATGCCCCGCCTTGGTTTATGTTGAAAGTATAGTTGCCCCATTGACTAAGGGTTCCTAAATTAGTAGGTAACTATCAACGAAAGAATGCTACTAGATTTCTACATACCGGAAGAGTAAGTTCCGCTGTACAATCCGTACGTCATGGCAGCTGAATTGCTGATGTCGGAAAAACTGAAtgtaaaaaaaattagaccaAGAAACGATTCGCCATGATGAAAATTATTCAAGGTGCAAGTAGACTGCATTTGCATTGTGATATTGTCTCCTTTGTTCAACGGTCTAATCACTCCGGTGTACTTGGTATGATCCACCGAACCACTCTTTGAGCCGTATGTGTACGATGAAGCGACAATCTGTGAATTAACTCGTAGTCCAAAGGCACATTCACTTGAATCGCCACTAGTAGGATCAAGCATAAGTTGACCATAAATGTAGTACACCCCAGCAGCTGGCACAGTCAAGCTGCTGCCATCAGAAGATAAAGTTATTCCACCGCTTAGTATAGCAGAGGAATCGTATGATGTCCATCTATGCACCGTACCTAATCAAAAAGCAGGAAGGATTCATCCATACACATACACAAACACAAATTCGGTCATCACCATTTGAATATCTGCCTAAGTAGCGTCCATAAACATGAGCCACAGGGCCAGCACACGTAGACCAAAAAATATCCACCTACTCTTAGGCATAGCAATA
The Oscarella lobularis chromosome 3, ooOscLobu1.1, whole genome shotgun sequence DNA segment above includes these coding regions:
- the LOC136185415 gene encoding uncharacterized protein isoform X1, whose product is MKVTGLFLCALSVTIATSQAFNLATQAFNLVASLQSQLFAMGRYIKSLTSELMSLNSTVSKQLTASEEQITSLNSKLGNTKKALAYMVDIFWSTCAGPVAHVYGRYLGRYSNGTVHRWTSYDSSAILSGGITLSSDGSSLTVPAAGVYYIYGQLMLDPTSGDSSECAFGLRVNSQIVASSYTYGSKSGSVDHTKYTGVIRPLNKGDNITMQMQSTCTLNNFHHGESFLGLIFFTFSFSDISNSAAMTYGLYSGTYSSGTLSQWGNYTFNINQGGALYNSSGITAGTSGLYFVFGQLQFDPQSTPRCGFKLEIGSRTLSQLHIDPIGGAFDRTEYTGLVTKMSSGERLQMTSIRSCNFTNHFSYGSFIGVFYLPFQTEPAVHLLGFKGGIFARGETLRTWGSPTINIGNVLYSSSGFTVPKRGIYYVYVQLEIDPRSGSPSQRNCGYELRTERKIIAAAHYWRPNPNSYDRVTYTGAAALLNGGDTVSVRMKGTCYLQGENIYVGFLGGFYLRS
- the LOC136185213 gene encoding uncharacterized protein, translating into MKIISLYLGAMSIIIAAVQMSYSVSLQPQITAMENSVNTLKSQMASLKSTASQQSTALQQKSNMLTQTVDMFQSARANPVAHVYGHYSGRYTSNTVLNKWNLLSPSVLSGGMMLSSDRSKLTVPAAGVYYIYGQLMLDPTSGDSSGCVFGLRVNSDIVASSYTCGPKSGSVDHTKYTGVIRALNKGDSITILMQSTCTLDNFHLGESFLGAVFISFRFSDYSTSAAMTYGLYSGTYKAETLLGRWGYTFNMRQGGASYNSYGITAGTSGFYFVFGQLQFDPRSSGHRCGFKLQIGSTTLSHLHIQTDGGSSYDRTEYTGLVAKMSSGDRLQMTSTQSCEFANHFKYGSFIGVFYLPFQTEPAIHLLGSSTGTFTRGTTLRVWGSPTINIGNVLYSSSGFTVPKSGIYYVYVQLEIDPAGGSSQRNCGYELRTERKIIAAAHYWKPNPNNNDRVTYTGAAARLNGGDTVSVRMKGTCYLERDNIHGWFLGGFYLRS
- the LOC136185415 gene encoding uncharacterized protein isoform X2, producing the protein MKVTGLFLCALSVTIATSQAFNLATQAFNLVASLQSQLFAMGRYIKSLTSELMSLNSTVSKQLTASEEQITSLNSKLGNTKKALAYMVDIFWSTCAGPVAHVYGRYLGRYSNGTVHRWTSYDSSAILSGGITLSSDGSSLTVPAAGVYYIYGQLMLDPTSGDSSECAFGLRVNSQIVASSYTYGSKSGSVDHTKYTGVIRPLNKGDNITMQMQSTCTLNNFHHGESFLGLIFFTFSFSDISNSAAMTYGLYSGTYSSGTLSQWGNYTFNINQGGALYNSSGITAGTSGLYFVFGQLQFDPQSTPRCGFKLEIGSRTLSQLHIDPIGGAFDRTEYTGLVTKMSSGERLQMTSIRSCNFTNHFSYGSFIGVFYLPFQTEPAVHLLGFKGETLRTWGSPTINIGNVLYSSSGFTVPKRGIYYVYVQLEIDPRSGSPSQRNCGYELRTERKIIAAAHYWRPNPNSYDRVTYTGAAALLNGGDTVSVRMKGTCYLQGENIYVGFLGGFYLRS
- the LOC136185218 gene encoding uncharacterized protein, coding for MKVTGLFLCALSITIATSQALDLAAQAFDLVAASLQSQLFAMGRYIKSLTSELMSLNLTVSKQSTAYEEQLTSLNSTVSNQSKTIRAYEEQLTSLNSKLMNKSEALAYMVDTFQCMSANPVAHVYGRYIGRYLKGAVLDRWTSYHSSSILSGGMLSSDGSSLTVPAAGVYYIYGQLMLDPTSGDSSACAFGLRVNSQIVASSYTYGSMSGSVDHTKYTGVIRQLNKGDNITMQMQSTCTLNNFYHGESFLGLVFFTFSFSDISNSAAMTYGLYSGTYSSRYTLRQWGYHAFNMFRGGHHPKVTELLRAPLVSILYLASFNLMLSQPAAVDSNWK